The Inediibacterium massiliense genome has a segment encoding these proteins:
- the proC gene encoding pyrroline-5-carboxylate reductase, protein MKTIGFIGAGNMGQAMMGGILKSNIVKKEEIMVSDQNENNICKIEKTFQVKTTKDNKEVAKFADILILSVKPNIYPIVIEEIKDIVKKEVIIITIAAGKAIEGTQKLFERKLKVVRTMPNTPALVGEGMTSVAFNEVLTEEEKKRVIQILESFGKVEIVSEKLMDVVTSISGSSPAYVFMFIEAMADAAVLDGMPRDQAYRMAAQAVLGSAKMVLDTKKHPGELKDMVCSPGGTTIEAVAALEKRGFRFSVIEAMQKCTKKSIEMSK, encoded by the coding sequence TTGAAAACAATAGGTTTTATAGGAGCAGGAAATATGGGACAAGCTATGATGGGAGGAATTTTGAAGTCCAATATTGTAAAAAAAGAAGAAATCATGGTATCTGATCAAAATGAAAATAATATTTGTAAAATAGAAAAGACCTTTCAAGTAAAGACCACAAAGGATAATAAAGAGGTGGCAAAATTTGCAGATATTTTAATATTATCTGTAAAACCAAATATTTATCCAATAGTTATAGAAGAGATTAAGGATATAGTCAAAAAAGAAGTAATAATTATTACTATAGCAGCAGGAAAAGCTATAGAAGGAACCCAAAAATTATTTGAAAGAAAGTTAAAGGTAGTAAGAACTATGCCAAATACTCCAGCTTTGGTTGGAGAGGGAATGACAAGTGTAGCTTTTAATGAAGTATTGACAGAGGAAGAAAAGAAAAGAGTGATACAAATATTAGAGAGTTTTGGAAAAGTAGAGATCGTTAGCGAAAAATTAATGGATGTAGTCACATCTATTAGCGGATCGTCTCCAGCTTATGTATTTATGTTTATAGAAGCTATGGCAGATGCAGCTGTTTTAGATGGGATGCCAAGAGATCAAGCTTATAGAATGGCAGCTCAAGCTGTACTTGGTTCAGCTAAGATGGTATTAGATACAAAGAAACATCCAGGAGAACTTAAGGATATGGTGTGTTCTCCAGGAGGAACTACTATAGAGGCAGTAGCTGCTCTTGAAAAAAGAGGATTTCGTTTTTCTGTTATAGAAGCTATGCAAAAATGTACAAAAAAATCTATAGAAATGTCTAAATAA
- a CDS encoding YhcN/YlaJ family sporulation lipoprotein: MKFHKKTSMLVISSLILSILIGGCTPARKPVVPNPTPNPAPNVPPAVNRERDSDTIDQYENNTPMNPNTTPVNPNTTTMDRNRKMENDVENGINKITGVSNATVLINNNTAYVGVDLAANIESAKTNAKKDEIIKKVKDMEPAINTVYVSTDVDVVGRFRNYARDVRNGKPISGFIDEIEEMFRRPVPRS, from the coding sequence ATGAAATTTCATAAAAAAACAAGTATGCTTGTAATAAGCTCATTGATTCTAAGTATATTGATTGGTGGTTGTACACCAGCGAGAAAGCCTGTTGTACCAAATCCAACTCCAAATCCAGCACCTAATGTTCCGCCAGCAGTAAATAGAGAAAGAGATTCTGACACCATTGATCAATATGAAAATAATACTCCTATGAATCCAAATACAACTCCTGTGAATCCAAATACAACTACTATGGATCGAAATAGAAAGATGGAAAATGATGTAGAGAATGGTATAAATAAAATAACAGGAGTAAGTAATGCAACAGTACTCATCAACAATAATACTGCATATGTAGGGGTAGATTTAGCAGCAAATATAGAGAGTGCAAAAACAAATGCTAAAAAAGATGAGATTATAAAGAAAGTAAAAGATATGGAACCTGCTATCAACACTGTTTATGTTTCTACAGATGTAGATGTGGTAGGAAGATTTAGAAATTATGCAAGAGATGTAAGAAATGGAAAGCCTATTTCTGGATTCATTGATGAAATTGAAGAAATGTTCAGAAGACCGGTTCCTAGAAGCTAA
- a CDS encoding YerC/YecD family TrpR-related protein — protein MGYESKLKSSFVDELFEAILLLENTEECYRFFEDICTIKEIQALSQRLKVAKLLREKKTYNEIEEITGASTATISRINRCLTYGADGYNIILDRLKEQKK, from the coding sequence ATGGGTTATGAGTCAAAATTAAAAAGTAGTTTTGTAGATGAATTATTTGAAGCTATCCTTTTACTAGAAAATACAGAAGAGTGTTATAGATTTTTTGAAGATATATGTACTATTAAAGAAATACAAGCTTTATCTCAAAGATTAAAGGTTGCAAAATTGTTAAGAGAAAAAAAGACATACAATGAGATTGAGGAAATTACAGGAGCTAGTACTGCAACCATTAGTCGAATTAATAGATGTCTGACTTATGGAGCCGATGGATATAATATTATACTAGATCGATTAAAAGAGCAAAAAAAGTAA
- the uvsE gene encoding UV DNA damage repair endonuclease UvsE — MIKNIGYACINTHLKPRGFKECRIASVYKYGIDYLKKKKAMMNNLSLTKDILKWNIEHDIYLYRVTSTLLPLVTHKDLLKDFSWRWQQDDNILEGLEEIKKIVIKENIRLSMHPDQFTVLNSPKEEVVHNSIIHLRYHQEVLTKMGGADLIIHTGGVYGEKEASIDRFIKNYENLDKELKKTLRLENDDKSYTIQDVLKIYKKINIPVVLDIHHHHCHQKDPHVPIDEIISTWKNTNLIPKMHISSGREGITDRRHHDYILESDFLSFSNLIKNVDVDLMIEAKEKERAVLQIKEKFFMDRR, encoded by the coding sequence ATGATAAAAAACATAGGTTATGCTTGTATTAATACTCATCTAAAGCCTAGGGGATTTAAGGAATGTAGGATTGCCTCTGTTTATAAATATGGAATAGATTATTTAAAAAAAAAAAAAGCAATGATGAATAATTTAAGTTTAACAAAAGATATTTTAAAATGGAATATAGAACATGATATATATCTGTATAGAGTAACGAGTACTCTTTTACCATTAGTAACGCATAAAGATTTATTAAAAGATTTTTCGTGGAGATGGCAGCAGGATGATAACATTTTAGAAGGATTAGAGGAAATCAAAAAAATAGTTATAAAAGAAAATATTCGCCTTTCTATGCATCCAGATCAATTTACTGTTTTAAATAGTCCAAAAGAGGAAGTAGTACATAATAGTATCATTCATTTAAGATATCATCAAGAGGTTTTAACAAAAATGGGAGGTGCAGATTTAATTATTCATACAGGTGGGGTTTATGGAGAGAAGGAAGCTTCTATAGATAGATTTATAAAAAATTATGAAAACTTAGACAAGGAATTGAAAAAAACATTAAGACTGGAAAATGATGATAAGTCCTATACCATCCAAGATGTTTTAAAAATTTATAAAAAAATAAATATTCCTGTTGTATTAGATATTCATCATCATCATTGTCATCAAAAAGATCCCCATGTACCTATAGATGAAATTATATCTACATGGAAAAATACAAATTTGATTCCTAAAATGCATATTAGTAGTGGAAGAGAAGGAATCACAGATCGGCGTCATCATGATTATATTTTAGAAAGTGATTTTTTATCATTTAGCAATTTGATAAAAAATGTAGATGTGGACTTAATGATAGAAGCAAAAGAAAAAGAGAGAGCTGTACTTCAAATAAAAGAAAAATTTTTTATGGATAGGAGGTAA
- a CDS encoding DnaJ C-terminal domain-containing protein encodes MEYKDYYQILGVEKEASQGEIKSTYRKLAKKYHPDANPNNKEAEEKFKSINEAYEVLGDEEKRKKYDQFGSGYNFEHGSNFDPSQFGFGGFASSNRGDFSDFFNTIFGGGNVHMDNLFGGFSQRGCGGCSSKGQDVETKIDITLEDAYCGITKNISIKMGSQKKSVSVKVPSGILPGKKIKLKGQGKNGGDLYLKVHIIESKDFELKGLDLYTTIDLTPWGAAFGEEVIVPTLTGKIKVKIPANMQPDGKIKISKKGYKDLKGNMGDLYIKIRIVNPPILTKEEIELYNRLREVSSFQPRG; translated from the coding sequence ATGGAGTACAAAGATTATTATCAAATATTAGGAGTAGAAAAAGAAGCATCACAAGGAGAAATAAAAAGTACCTATAGAAAGCTCGCTAAAAAATATCATCCTGACGCCAATCCCAATAACAAAGAAGCAGAGGAGAAATTCAAATCTATCAATGAAGCTTATGAAGTTTTAGGAGATGAAGAGAAAAGAAAAAAATATGATCAATTTGGAAGTGGATATAATTTTGAGCATGGTTCCAATTTTGATCCATCACAGTTTGGTTTTGGAGGATTCGCGTCCAGTAATAGAGGAGATTTCAGTGACTTTTTCAATACTATTTTTGGTGGTGGAAATGTTCATATGGATAATTTGTTTGGGGGATTTAGTCAAAGAGGTTGTGGCGGCTGCTCATCAAAAGGACAAGATGTGGAAACTAAAATAGATATTACACTAGAAGATGCTTATTGTGGAATTACAAAAAATATTTCTATCAAAATGGGTTCTCAGAAAAAAAGTGTTTCTGTAAAAGTTCCGTCGGGAATTTTACCTGGAAAGAAAATTAAGTTAAAAGGTCAGGGAAAAAATGGAGGGGATTTGTATTTAAAGGTTCATATAATAGAGTCTAAAGATTTTGAATTAAAAGGATTAGATCTTTATACAACTATTGATCTTACACCTTGGGGGGCAGCTTTTGGAGAAGAGGTTATAGTACCTACGCTTACAGGAAAAATAAAAGTAAAGATTCCTGCAAATATGCAACCAGATGGAAAAATAAAAATTTCTAAAAAGGGATATAAGGATCTAAAAGGAAATATGGGAGATTTATATATAAAGATACGTATTGTAAATCCACCTATTTTAACGAAAGAAGAGATAGAGTTATATAATAGATTAAGAGAAGTTTCTTCATTTCAACCAAGAGGTTAA
- a CDS encoding methionine ABC transporter permease: MSEWIELLTPSLLETLYMVFVSVFFTILLGLPLGIILVVTDENHILPNSWLNHALSYLINILRSLPFIILMIFIIPFTRFVVGTTIGTNAAIVPLIIAAVPFFARVVESSIKEVDWGVIEAAISMGATPLQIILRILLPESMSSLVLGITITIINVIGYSAMAGVVGGGGLGDLAVRYGFQRFQKDVMIATVILLIILVQIIQSTGNKISQIINKK, translated from the coding sequence ATGAGTGAATGGATAGAACTTCTTACTCCGTCTTTATTAGAAACTTTATATATGGTATTTGTTTCTGTATTTTTTACAATTTTATTAGGTCTTCCTTTAGGAATCATCTTGGTTGTAACAGATGAAAATCATATTTTACCAAACTCTTGGCTTAATCATGCACTTTCTTACTTAATTAATATTTTACGGTCACTACCATTTATTATTTTGATGATCTTTATTATTCCTTTTACAAGATTTGTAGTAGGAACAACTATTGGTACAAATGCTGCTATTGTTCCACTTATTATAGCTGCTGTACCTTTCTTTGCAAGAGTTGTAGAATCAAGTATCAAAGAAGTTGATTGGGGAGTTATAGAAGCTGCTATATCTATGGGTGCAACCCCTCTTCAAATTATATTAAGAATTTTACTTCCAGAATCTATGTCTTCTTTAGTACTTGGAATTACCATTACTATCATTAATGTAATAGGATATTCTGCTATGGCTGGTGTAGTTGGAGGAGGTGGTCTTGGGGATTTAGCAGTAAGATATGGATTCCAGCGTTTTCAAAAAGATGTAATGATTGCAACTGTTATTCTATTGATTATTTTAGTACAAATCATTCAAAGTACAGGAAATAAAATTTCACAAATTATAAATAAAAAATAG
- a CDS encoding MetQ/NlpA family ABC transporter substrate-binding protein produces the protein MKKIALLLVCVLSLSLIFAGCSKEGNVEESKNELVKLRIGASPNPHADILTKVVKPQLEKKGIDLEIIEFTDYVSPNLALADKEIDANFFQHKPYLDTFAKERNLDLVSVGKVHIEPLGLYSKKIKSIDELKDGSIVSIPNDPTNGGRALILLDAKNIIKLKPNAGLEATEKDIEKNPKNLQFKPIEAAQLPRTLDDVDASVINTNFALEGNLDPKKDAIIIEGEESPYANIIAVRSEDKDSEKIQKLMKALQSEEVKKFIEENYKGAIIPVF, from the coding sequence ATGAAAAAAATTGCTTTATTACTTGTATGTGTATTGTCTTTATCTTTAATTTTTGCAGGATGCTCTAAAGAAGGAAATGTTGAGGAAAGTAAAAATGAATTAGTAAAATTAAGAATAGGTGCTAGTCCAAACCCTCATGCTGATATTCTTACAAAAGTTGTAAAACCACAATTAGAAAAAAAAGGTATTGATCTTGAAATTATTGAATTTACAGATTATGTATCCCCAAACCTTGCTCTAGCAGATAAAGAAATTGATGCCAATTTCTTTCAACATAAACCTTACTTAGATACATTTGCTAAAGAAAGAAATCTTGATCTTGTAAGTGTGGGAAAAGTTCATATCGAACCTCTTGGTTTATATTCTAAAAAAATTAAATCTATTGATGAATTAAAGGATGGATCAATTGTTAGTATTCCTAATGACCCTACTAACGGCGGTAGAGCTTTGATTTTATTAGATGCAAAAAATATTATTAAACTAAAACCTAATGCAGGTTTAGAAGCTACTGAAAAAGATATTGAAAAAAATCCAAAGAACTTACAATTTAAACCTATTGAAGCTGCACAGCTTCCTAGAACACTAGATGATGTAGATGCAAGTGTTATCAATACAAACTTCGCTTTAGAAGGAAATTTAGATCCTAAAAAAGATGCAATCATCATAGAAGGAGAAGAATCTCCATATGCAAATATTATTGCTGTTCGATCTGAAGATAAAGACTCTGAAAAAATTCAAAAGCTTATGAAAGCTCTTCAATCAGAAGAAGTAAAAAAATTCATAGAAGAAAATTACAAGGGAGCAATCATTCCTGTATTCTAA
- the ytaF gene encoding sporulation membrane protein YtaF translates to MIESLFIALAICIDSFAVGLSYGFKNIKIPKKSLMVIHCISIGTLAVSMYFGNLVQEFLDAHVAAMISCFILAGLGTIYILQGCLQSFIEKRTMNKENKIAEIKFSEFKIMIDVMRDCTKADTDTSGIIDLKEALYIGIAVSLDSLGVGFGTGVGNINCLQVLLMAFIFNLCALTGGIFIGKKVNYYNQNLKTFWISGGILILLGLSKLT, encoded by the coding sequence ATGATTGAGTCATTATTTATTGCCTTGGCAATATGTATAGATTCATTTGCTGTTGGATTGTCTTATGGATTTAAAAATATAAAAATTCCAAAAAAATCTTTGATGGTAATTCATTGTATATCTATAGGAACTTTAGCCGTATCTATGTATTTTGGAAATTTAGTCCAGGAATTTTTAGATGCTCATGTGGCAGCTATGATTAGTTGTTTTATATTGGCTGGATTAGGAACTATTTATATCCTACAGGGTTGTTTACAATCTTTTATTGAAAAAAGAACAATGAATAAAGAAAATAAAATTGCGGAAATTAAATTTTCAGAGTTTAAAATTATGATTGATGTGATGAGAGATTGTACAAAAGCAGATACAGATACTTCAGGAATCATTGATTTAAAAGAAGCTTTGTATATAGGAATTGCTGTATCATTGGATTCTTTAGGTGTAGGATTTGGAACTGGAGTAGGAAACATTAATTGCTTACAAGTGTTATTGATGGCATTTATATTTAACTTATGTGCATTGACGGGAGGAATTTTTATAGGCAAAAAAGTAAACTATTATAATCAAAATTTAAAAACATTTTGGATTTCAGGAGGAATTCTTATTTTATTAGGTTTATCTAAATTAACATAA
- a CDS encoding methionine ABC transporter ATP-binding protein: protein MIHIKNLSKVYTKGRNKVVALKDINLDIKKGDIYGIIGLSGAGKSSLIRCINRLEEPTSGDIWVNKINLVHLKNEDLRKARKKIGMIFQNFNLLHSKTVFENIAFPLRLVSTPEKVIKEKVNHLLELVELSDKAYVYPSQLSGGQKQRVGIARALANDPDVLLCDEATSALDPKTTKQILNLLQSINDRLNLTIVIITHEMEVIKEICNRVAILEGGTIAEEGATIDIFSKPQHSITKNFIEQDENLPKSFIKGKVLHLSFTHGSATQPLISQITRDFDVDVNILSGKIEYIQNQPIGKLTIQMDIDCHKLLDIVKYFEKNHVKVEVIKQ, encoded by the coding sequence ATGATTCATATTAAAAATTTATCTAAAGTTTATACAAAAGGAAGAAATAAAGTAGTTGCTTTAAAAGATATCAATTTAGATATAAAAAAGGGAGATATTTACGGAATTATAGGCTTAAGTGGTGCTGGAAAATCATCTTTGATTCGATGCATCAATAGATTAGAAGAACCTACATCAGGTGATATATGGGTCAATAAAATCAATCTTGTTCATTTAAAAAATGAAGATCTTAGAAAAGCAAGAAAAAAGATAGGAATGATTTTTCAAAATTTCAATCTTTTACACAGCAAAACTGTTTTTGAAAATATTGCCTTTCCTTTAAGACTTGTAAGTACACCCGAAAAAGTTATCAAAGAAAAGGTAAATCATTTATTAGAACTCGTAGAGCTATCCGATAAAGCTTATGTTTATCCTTCTCAATTAAGTGGAGGGCAAAAACAAAGAGTGGGTATTGCTAGAGCTCTTGCAAATGATCCAGATGTATTACTTTGCGACGAAGCTACATCTGCACTTGATCCTAAAACTACAAAACAAATTTTAAATCTATTACAAAGTATTAATGACAGGCTCAATCTTACTATTGTCATTATCACTCATGAGATGGAAGTAATCAAAGAAATTTGTAATAGAGTGGCTATCTTAGAAGGAGGAACTATAGCAGAAGAAGGAGCTACTATCGACATATTCTCTAAACCACAACACTCAATTACCAAAAATTTTATAGAACAAGATGAAAATCTTCCAAAATCCTTTATCAAAGGAAAAGTTCTTCATCTTTCATTTACACATGGTAGTGCTACTCAGCCTCTTATTTCTCAAATTACAAGAGATTTTGATGTAGATGTAAATATTTTATCTGGTAAAATAGAATATATTCAAAACCAACCCATCGGAAAGCTTACAATTCAAATGGATATTGATTGCCATAAGCTTTTAGATATTGTTAAATACTTTGAAAAAAATCATGTGAAAGTTGAGGTGATCAAACAATGA